Proteins from a genomic interval of Lolium perenne isolate Kyuss_39 chromosome 1, Kyuss_2.0, whole genome shotgun sequence:
- the LOC127327300 gene encoding probable indole-3-acetic acid-amido synthetase GH3.4 → MPEEAPTAVPATAADEAHREALEYIEHVTACAGEVQRRVLAEILAQNAPAEYLRRIGVSGAAPGADEAFRRLAPLTTYEDILPDVMRIANGDTSPILSGKPTYEFLTSSGTSGGERKMMPAIAEEMDRRSQLYGLLMPVMSQAVPGLDKGKAMYLYFVKAESRTPGGLPARPVLTSYYKSRHFLERPHDPYTVHTSPDEAILCVDAYQSMYAQLLCGLVHRADVLRVGAVFASGFLRAIHFLEKHWRRLCRDIRAGVLDAEITDPAIRAAVGRVLRADPALADAIEDACARPSWQGVIRRVWPSTKYIDVIVTGAMAQYIPTMEYYGGGLPLACTMYASSECYFGLNLNPICNPGDVAYTLIPTMCYFEFLPVQPCSGNGGEPDRRDLVGLVDVKLGREYELVVTTYSGLYRYRVGDVLRVAGFKNAAPMFSFVRRKNVALSIDADKTDETELHAAVCRAVQHLDPFGASLVEYTSYADASTIPGHYVLFWELRDGGTTTSTPVPASVYEDCCLAVEEALNTVYRQCRAADRSVGPLEIRVVSSGTFDKLMDYALSRGASINQYKAPRCVRPGPVVELLDSRVEGRYFSPKCPKWSPGNKQWIGGNAKKMDTS, encoded by the exons ATGCCGGAGGAAGCGCCGACGGCGGTCCCGGCCACGGCGGCGGACGAGGCGCACCGCGAGGCCCTGGAGTACATCGAGCACGTGACGGCGTGCGCGGGGGAGGTCCAGCGCCGCGTGCTGGCCGAGATCCTGGCGCAGAACGCTCCGGCCGAGTACCTGCGCCGCATCGGCGTCTCGGGCGCCGCGCCCGGCGCCGACGAGGCGTTCCGACGCCTGGCGCCGCTCACCACCTACGAGGACATCCTCCCCGACGTCATGCGCATCGCCAACGGCGACACCTCGCCCATCCTCTCCGGCAAGCCCACCTACGAGTTCCTCACCAG CTCGGGAACGTCGGGAGGGGAGAGGAAGATGATGCCGGCGATCGCGGAGGAGATGGACCGGCGCTCGCAGCTCTACGGCCTGCTGATGCCGGTCATGAGCCAGGCGGTGCCGGGCCTCGACAAGGGCAAGGCCATGTACCTCTACTTCGTCAAGGCGGAGTCGCGCACGCCGGGCGGCCTGCCGGCGCGGCCCGTGCTCACCAGCTACTACAAGAGCCGCCACTTCCTGGAGCGGCCGCACGACCCCTACACGGTGCACACCAGCCCCGACGAGGCCATCCTCTGCGTGGACGCCTACCAGAGCATGTACGCGCAGCTGCTCTGCGGCCTGGTCCACCGCGCCGACGTGCTCCGCGTCGGCGCCGTCTTCGCCTCCGGCTTCCTCCGCGCCATCCACTTCCTCGAGAAGCACTGGCGCCGCCTCTGCCGGGACATCCGCGCCGGCGTGCTCGACGCCGAGATCACGGACCCGGCCATCCGCGCCGCCGTCGGGCGCGTGCTCCGCGCCGACCCGGCGCTGGCGGACGCGATCGAGGACGCCTGCGCCAGGCCGTCGTGGCAGGGCGTGATCCGGCGGGTCTGGCCCAGCACCAAGTACATCGACGTCATCGTCACGGGCGCCATGGCGCAGTACATCCCCACCATGGAGTACTACGGCGGAGGCCTCCCGCTGGCGTGCACCATGTACGCCTCCTCCGAGTGCTACTTCGGGCTCAACCTCAACCCGATCTGTAACCCCGGGGACGTCGCATACACCCTGATCCCCACAATGTGCTACTTCGAGTTCCTCCCCGTCCAGCCCTGCTCCGGCAACGGCGGCGAGCCCGACCGCCGCGACCTCGTCGGCCTCGTCGACGTGAAGCTCGGCCGCGAGTACGAGCTGGTCGTCACCACCTACTCCGGCCTGTACCGCTACCGCGTCGGCGACGTGCTTCGCGTCGCGGGGTTCAAGAACGCGGCGCCCATGTTCAGCTTCGTGCGCCGGAAGAACGTGGCGCTCAGCATCGACGCCGACAAGACAGACGAGACGGAGCTGCACGCCGCCGTCTGCCGCGCCGTGCAGCACCTCGACCCGTTCGGCGCCTCGCTCGTCGAGTACACCAGCTACGCCGACGCCAGCACCATCCCGGGCCACTACGTGCTCTTCTGGGAGCTCCGCGACGGAGGGACCACCACGTCGACGCCCGTGCCGGCGTCGGTGTACGAGGACTGCTGCCTCGCCGTGGAGGAGGCGCTCAACACCGTGTACCGGCAGTGCCGCGCCGCCGACCGCTCCGTCGGCCCCCTCGAGATCCGGGTGGTGTCCAGCGGCACCTTCGACAAGCTCATGGACTACGCGCTGAGCCGAGGCGCGTCGATCAACCAGTACAAGGCTCCACGGTGCGTGCGGCCGGGGCCGGTGGTGGAGCTCCTCGACAGCAGGGTGGAAGGCCGGTACTTCAGCCCCAAGTGCCCGAAATGGAGCCCAGGAAACAAGCAGTGGATCGGCGGCAACGCCAAGAAGATGGACACCAGTTGA